Proteins encoded by one window of Planktothrix tepida PCC 9214:
- a CDS encoding PAS domain S-box protein — protein sequence MVVSQEVTIHTTRLKEQSQRHQLLTDTALRIRSSLSLDLILKTTVTEVRQLLECDRVIIEKFEADGYRRVIVESVENPQYSLLDAGVIYHNSDSDLAVEIRFENQLWGRLIAQNFRIIQPWEPEETEFLESLSVHVALGIEHATLLEQVQQANRELEAKVLERTAELEQTNERLTQELERSQETQTALKHQQEILNSFYNSSPIMMGVVELFETDVLHLSVNLATAQFLGKKNEEIHHKFVSQLGINHPLLQHWMNHYRESQDLGKPVKFECQYDQPDGKKKWLSATVSYIGLSENDRPRFSYIVEDISDRKYYEESLRRYERIVEATGDAICLVDQNYIYQVANPAYLKLVNRPLEKVIGHSVSEVLGTNFFEQTIKPSLDQCLIGEAIQDDLWVDIDPVKKRYLRRTYTPYLDEQKTICGIVGSIQDLTDLKEAENALKHNEELFALTVQHAPDVFVIYDSERRFEYVNQRTSECTQIPIENFIGRRDEDIYPPEVYSKYLPLLDHAIATKTVQIGEFTLQMEGLEPYIVIIKYVPLLDDNGEVQQILGMTFDIGDRKRMEETLRQREEQLKAVADNIPGAIFTYIKRPDGSGFLEYISDGCFEVFGLTALELMNNYKLLEPGFHLEDLQGHRIAILNSAATLTPLFYELRYQMPNGDIKWIAEASRPEYRDNGDIAWRGVILDVSDRKKTELELNETSDRLNFLLNYSPIVILSCKPETNYPITFISENVKEIVGFEPQIFLENSSFWIQQIHPDDVEWVLTNLATKFTEDYYVHEYRWLKADGTYSWFLTQLRKIRDEAGNVVEMLGYLVEISDRKSLEQELATLLEQETRRSQELTQKNIALEQARQEAEMANQAKSEFLANMSHEIRTPMNAILGFTDLLQSVVHEPRSVSYLNAVITASRTLLALINDILDLSKIEAGKLELDYGPVNLRVLIQEIQNIFNHKATEKGLVLHIQIEDNVPELIYIDEIRLRQILFNVVGNALKFTEKGYISVSARTQTYCACNSEKVWLEIAIEDTGIGIAPHQQTRIFEAFVQSAGQSNRKYGGTGLGLAITQRLTQMMGGIILLQSQLRRGSIFTFVFPDIAQAKNPISVKLNSGQDRNLNQFQASTILVVDDVQSNRELIQGYFAGTHHLLFLAENGKQAIQMANIHQPDLILLDLRMPEMDGKMVAQFLKQDEKTRQIPIVILTASCQSEEQAKVQSLCQGFLRKPVSLPQLVREMKRHLICQNSSKNTEIDRESPQEKLGVSPVSFLSSDACTELLFKLQQEEEQVWNTLRKTLRTRDLQHFVQRLAAWGQQYQYQPLLDYIQTLETQLEAFDWNTIPQTIEDFPQIGERLKLYCKEGL from the coding sequence ATGGTAGTTTCACAAGAAGTTACAATTCATACGACGAGACTGAAAGAACAAAGTCAAAGACATCAGCTTTTAACAGATACCGCTTTACGGATTCGATCTTCTTTAAGTTTAGATCTGATTTTAAAGACAACGGTGACAGAAGTTCGGCAATTGTTAGAATGCGATCGCGTGATCATTGAAAAATTTGAAGCCGATGGCTATCGAAGAGTCATTGTTGAATCTGTAGAAAACCCCCAATACTCACTTCTCGATGCAGGGGTCATCTATCACAATTCTGATTCAGATTTAGCTGTTGAAATTCGATTTGAAAACCAGCTATGGGGTAGATTAATTGCTCAGAATTTTAGGATCATTCAGCCATGGGAACCCGAAGAAACAGAATTTTTAGAAAGTTTATCGGTTCATGTTGCTTTGGGAATTGAACACGCGACGTTACTAGAGCAAGTGCAACAAGCTAATCGAGAATTAGAAGCAAAAGTCCTAGAACGAACGGCTGAATTAGAACAAACCAATGAACGATTAACGCAAGAATTAGAGCGCAGTCAAGAAACCCAAACGGCTTTAAAACACCAACAAGAAATTCTGAATAGTTTTTATAATTCTTCTCCAATAATGATGGGTGTCGTTGAACTATTTGAAACCGATGTTTTACATCTTTCAGTCAATTTAGCAACGGCTCAATTCTTAGGAAAAAAAAATGAGGAAATTCACCATAAATTTGTTAGTCAATTAGGTATAAATCACCCTTTGCTTCAACATTGGATGAATCATTATCGAGAAAGTCAAGATTTAGGAAAACCCGTCAAATTTGAGTGTCAATATGATCAACCTGATGGGAAAAAGAAATGGTTATCAGCAACGGTGTCTTATATTGGTTTATCGGAAAATGATCGTCCTCGGTTTTCCTATATTGTTGAAGATATTAGCGATCGCAAATATTATGAAGAATCCCTAAGACGATATGAACGCATTGTTGAAGCCACTGGGGATGCCATTTGTTTAGTGGATCAGAACTATATTTATCAAGTGGCTAATCCCGCTTACTTGAAATTGGTAAATCGACCCTTAGAAAAGGTGATTGGTCATTCTGTTTCTGAGGTTTTAGGGACTAATTTTTTTGAGCAAACCATTAAACCTTCTCTGGATCAATGTTTAATCGGGGAAGCCATTCAAGATGATTTATGGGTGGATATTGATCCTGTTAAAAAACGATATTTGAGGCGTACCTATACCCCCTATTTAGATGAACAGAAAACGATTTGTGGAATTGTTGGCAGTATTCAAGATTTAACGGATCTCAAAGAAGCCGAAAATGCACTGAAACACAATGAAGAACTATTTGCTTTAACAGTGCAACACGCTCCTGATGTCTTTGTAATTTATGATTCAGAACGTCGATTTGAGTATGTCAATCAACGAACATCCGAATGCACCCAAATTCCCATTGAAAACTTTATCGGTCGTCGAGATGAAGATATTTACCCCCCGGAAGTTTATTCTAAATATCTGCCCTTACTTGATCATGCAATTGCGACCAAAACCGTACAAATTGGAGAATTTACATTGCAAATGGAGGGACTAGAACCTTATATCGTGATTATCAAATACGTTCCCCTTTTAGATGATAACGGAGAGGTTCAACAAATTTTAGGTATGACCTTTGATATTGGCGATCGCAAACGCATGGAAGAAACTCTACGTCAACGAGAAGAACAGTTAAAAGCCGTTGCTGATAATATTCCAGGCGCAATTTTTACCTATATTAAACGCCCCGATGGTTCTGGTTTTTTGGAATATATTAGTGATGGTTGCTTTGAAGTCTTTGGCTTGACCGCCTTGGAATTAATGAACAATTATAAACTTTTAGAACCCGGGTTTCATCTCGAAGATCTCCAGGGACATCGAATAGCAATTTTAAACAGTGCAGCCACCCTTACCCCCCTGTTTTATGAGTTACGATATCAAATGCCCAATGGGGATATAAAATGGATTGCAGAAGCTTCCCGTCCTGAATATCGAGACAATGGAGATATTGCTTGGCGAGGGGTGATTTTAGATGTGAGCGATCGCAAAAAAACCGAATTAGAATTAAATGAAACCAGCGATCGCTTAAATTTCCTGCTCAATTATTCTCCCATTGTTATTTTAAGTTGCAAACCCGAAACCAATTATCCGATTACTTTTATCAGTGAAAATGTTAAAGAAATTGTCGGTTTTGAACCTCAAATTTTTTTAGAAAATTCGAGCTTCTGGATTCAACAGATTCATCCTGATGATGTAGAGTGGGTTTTAACCAACTTAGCAACAAAATTCACTGAGGATTATTATGTTCATGAATATCGGTGGTTGAAAGCAGATGGAACTTATAGCTGGTTTTTAACACAGTTAAGGAAAATTCGAGATGAAGCGGGGAATGTCGTGGAAATGTTGGGATATTTAGTTGAAATTAGCGATCGCAAAAGCTTAGAGCAAGAATTAGCCACATTACTCGAACAAGAAACCCGTCGGAGTCAAGAACTAACCCAAAAAAATATAGCTCTCGAACAAGCTCGACAGGAAGCAGAAATGGCAAACCAAGCTAAAAGTGAATTTCTGGCTAATATGAGTCATGAAATTCGTACACCCATGAATGCCATTTTAGGATTTACAGATTTACTACAATCTGTTGTTCATGAACCGAGATCTGTCTCTTATTTAAACGCTGTAATCACCGCTAGTCGAACTCTACTCGCCTTAATTAACGATATTCTTGATTTGTCTAAAATTGAGGCGGGGAAACTGGAACTCGATTATGGCCCCGTTAACTTACGGGTGCTGATTCAGGAAATTCAAAACATTTTTAACCATAAAGCCACAGAAAAAGGGTTAGTTTTACACATCCAAATTGAAGATAATGTCCCCGAATTGATTTATATTGATGAGATACGATTACGTCAAATTTTATTTAACGTTGTCGGTAATGCTCTTAAGTTCACGGAAAAGGGATATATTAGCGTTTCTGCACGAACTCAAACCTATTGTGCCTGCAATAGCGAAAAAGTTTGGTTAGAAATTGCGATTGAAGATACAGGAATTGGGATTGCACCCCATCAGCAGACTCGTATTTTTGAAGCCTTCGTTCAAAGTGCCGGACAAAGTAATCGTAAGTATGGAGGCACCGGTTTAGGATTGGCGATTACTCAACGCTTAACTCAAATGATGGGGGGGATTATATTGCTTCAAAGCCAATTGCGACGAGGCAGTATTTTTACCTTTGTATTTCCCGACATTGCTCAGGCTAAAAATCCGATCTCGGTCAAATTAAATTCTGGTCAAGATCGAAATCTCAACCAATTTCAAGCTAGTACAATTTTGGTTGTTGATGATGTTCAATCTAACCGAGAATTAATTCAAGGATACTTTGCCGGAACTCATCATTTATTATTTCTAGCAGAGAATGGAAAACAAGCAATTCAGATGGCAAATATTCATCAACCCGATTTAATTCTTCTGGATTTACGGATGCCGGAGATGGACGGAAAAATGGTGGCTCAATTTCTCAAACAAGATGAAAAAACTCGACAGATTCCGATTGTGATTTTGACCGCATCTTGTCAAAGTGAAGAACAAGCAAAAGTTCAATCACTCTGTCAAGGATTCTTGCGAAAGCCGGTCAGTTTGCCACAATTAGTCAGAGAAATGAAGCGACATTTAATATGCCAAAACTCTTCTAAAAATACCGAGATTGACAGAGAAAGTCCGCAAGAAAAACTAGGAGTTTCTCCTGTTTCATTCCTCAGTTCTGATGCGTGTACAGAACTCCTGTTTAAACTTCAACAAGAAGAAGAACAGGTTTGGAATACGTTGCGAAAAACATTAAGAACCAGAGATTTACAACATTTTGTTCAACGTCTGGCTGCCTGGGGGCAACAGTATCAATATCAACCTTTATTAGATTATATACAAACTTTAGAAACTCAATTAGAAGCGTTTGATTGGAATACAATTCCTCAAACTATTGAGGATTTTCCTCAGATTGGAGAAAGGTTAAAACTTTACTGCAAAGAAGGACTTTGA
- a CDS encoding diguanylate cyclase — MQLKTFIPENFLILIVDDITQNLKLVGQMLGEVGYNTTFATSGFQALNRLKNNQTDLILLDLMMPEMDGLEVCQVIKNNPQFQDIPIIFLTASHEEESLVNAFEMGAVDFITKPFIKTELLARVKTHLTLKHTTDILKNTLLQLEQLSQLDSLTQILNRRSFFKVAEVEFNRSIQEGKIFSLLILDLDHFKQINDQYGHLMGDRALITFTSVIRNYLREGDYFGRYGGEEFVILLLDTNLEDAVKIAQDICSLIADLSIPTEKENLQMTVSIGIAISEPQDTRIEDILSRADQSLYQAKAQGRNTCFADSLKPG, encoded by the coding sequence ATGCAACTCAAAACATTTATTCCTGAAAATTTTCTGATTTTAATTGTTGATGATATTACTCAAAATCTGAAATTAGTCGGACAAATGCTTGGCGAAGTTGGATATAATACCACCTTTGCAACCAGTGGTTTTCAAGCGTTAAATCGACTAAAAAATAATCAAACGGATTTAATTTTATTGGATTTAATGATGCCTGAAATGGATGGATTAGAGGTTTGTCAAGTCATAAAAAATAATCCCCAGTTTCAAGACATTCCGATTATTTTCCTCACCGCTAGTCATGAAGAAGAGAGTTTAGTCAATGCCTTTGAGATGGGGGCTGTTGATTTTATTACGAAACCTTTTATCAAAACTGAATTGTTAGCACGGGTCAAAACTCATTTAACCCTAAAACATACAACCGATATCTTAAAAAACACTTTGTTACAACTCGAACAATTATCTCAACTGGATTCCCTGACCCAAATCTTAAATCGTCGTAGTTTTTTTAAAGTGGCTGAAGTGGAATTTAATCGATCAATTCAAGAGGGAAAAATCTTTTCTTTATTGATATTAGATTTAGATCATTTTAAACAAATTAATGATCAGTATGGTCATCTCATGGGCGATCGCGCTTTAATCACCTTTACATCAGTAATTAGGAATTACCTCAGAGAAGGTGATTATTTTGGACGCTATGGGGGAGAAGAATTTGTGATTTTATTATTAGATACTAATCTCGAAGATGCAGTTAAAATTGCCCAAGATATTTGTAGTTTAATTGCTGATTTATCTATCCCAACGGAGAAAGAGAATTTACAAATGACGGTAAGTATTGGAATCGCTATTTCTGAACCCCAGGATACCCGCATTGAGGATATTCTTTCTAGGGCAGATCAATCCCTATACCAAGCAAAAGCTCAAGGAAGAAATACTTGTTTTGCTGATTCATTAAAACCGGGTTAA
- a CDS encoding TIGR03885 family FMN-dependent LLM class oxidoreductase: MVKIGYHASHEQFKPSELLNYVQKAEQAGFDLSLSSDHFYPWSEKQGQSGFAWSWLGAAMQATPNLSYRIVCAPGQRYHPAIIAQAAATLAELFPNRFWLTVGSGQALNEHITGDKWPSKSDRNTRLKECVDIIRALWAGETVTHRGLVTIEEAKLYTRPEINPLIIGAAITAKTAEWLGSWADGLITTSRPPEQLKEVVDAFYRGGGEGKPMILKVQLSYHANETIAKQGAFDQWRNNIFQSLVLSDLKNPEQFDAMGKFVTLEEVENNVRISSDLQQHISWLKQDIELGFNEIILHNVNREQKQFIQVFGKEVIPVLS, translated from the coding sequence ATGGTTAAGATTGGTTATCATGCGTCCCACGAACAATTTAAACCCAGTGAATTGTTAAATTATGTTCAAAAAGCTGAACAAGCGGGGTTTGATTTATCCTTATCTTCCGATCATTTTTATCCTTGGAGTGAAAAGCAAGGACAAAGTGGATTTGCTTGGTCTTGGTTAGGGGCGGCAATGCAAGCCACACCGAATTTATCCTATCGAATTGTTTGCGCCCCAGGTCAACGATATCATCCGGCAATTATTGCCCAAGCTGCTGCAACTTTAGCGGAACTTTTTCCGAATCGATTTTGGTTAACCGTAGGCAGTGGTCAAGCTTTAAATGAACATATAACAGGGGATAAATGGCCGTCTAAAAGCGATCGCAATACTCGTTTAAAAGAATGTGTTGATATTATTCGAGCTTTATGGGCTGGCGAAACTGTGACCCATCGAGGTTTAGTAACAATTGAAGAAGCAAAACTCTATACCCGTCCTGAAATTAATCCCTTAATAATTGGCGCTGCAATTACCGCTAAAACCGCCGAATGGTTAGGAAGTTGGGCTGATGGGTTAATTACTACATCTCGTCCCCCTGAACAATTAAAAGAAGTGGTTGATGCCTTTTATCGAGGAGGAGGAGAGGGAAAACCCATGATTTTAAAAGTGCAGTTATCCTATCATGCTAATGAAACCATTGCTAAACAAGGAGCGTTTGATCAATGGCGAAATAATATTTTTCAAAGTCTGGTTTTATCAGATTTAAAAAATCCTGAACAATTTGATGCGATGGGAAAATTTGTCACCTTAGAAGAAGTTGAAAACAATGTCCGCATTTCCTCCGATCTTCAACAACATATTAGCTGGTTAAAACAAGATATAGAACTAGGGTTTAATGAGATTATTTTACATAACGTCAATCGAGAGCAAAAACAGTTTATTCAAGTATTTGGAAAAGAAGTAATTCCGGTTTTAAGCTGA
- a CDS encoding sensory rhodopsin transducer — translation MVLQIGDNLPIGSVRWAIAEGYIPDYSNGPEPQFTSHETACILNTSDQDASVKITIYFSDREPVGPYCVTVPARRTKHLRFNDLTDPEPIPRNTDYASVFESDVPIVVQHTRLDSRQSENALLSTVAYSYR, via the coding sequence ATGGTTTTACAAATTGGAGATAATTTACCCATTGGAAGTGTTCGTTGGGCGATCGCTGAAGGCTATATTCCTGACTATAGTAACGGCCCAGAACCTCAATTTACCAGTCATGAAACAGCTTGTATTTTAAATACATCTGATCAAGATGCCTCTGTGAAAATTACCATTTATTTTAGCGATCGTGAACCCGTTGGCCCCTATTGTGTGACGGTTCCCGCAAGACGAACAAAACACCTACGATTTAACGATTTAACCGACCCTGAACCTATTCCCCGTAATACAGATTATGCCAGTGTATTTGAGTCGGATGTTCCGATTGTTGTCCAACATACTCGCCTCGATTCTCGACAGTCGGAAAACGCTTTACTCAGTACCGTTGCTTATTCCTATCGTTAA
- a CDS encoding DUF6335 family protein: MANRTHPSKGKKNQLPHNQNLIQEIKDEIELNQDEEPTLAELASIEEEIGLREIPVDPEELNTIMIDDTDDNWDTNDDDVIDESDAPEMISDLPPEITQSLGTGLQGQPTDRAGRRAHLSQSDQFNQASAVLTGGDIDANFEQANAVGDEAVGGTVATPDQDIVEEIAAAVGLEMRDRSSLRTTEFLEKRDDQRWELDPTSSEDYEDRENERL, from the coding sequence ATGGCTAATCGAACTCACCCGTCTAAAGGAAAAAAAAATCAACTTCCTCACAATCAAAACTTAATTCAAGAGATTAAAGATGAGATTGAATTGAATCAAGATGAAGAACCAACCTTAGCAGAATTAGCAAGCATTGAGGAGGAAATCGGTTTAAGAGAAATTCCCGTTGATCCCGAAGAACTCAATACAATCATGATTGATGATACGGATGATAATTGGGATACCAATGATGATGATGTAATTGATGAAAGTGATGCTCCAGAAATGATTAGTGATTTACCCCCAGAAATTACCCAATCATTAGGGACAGGACTACAAGGACAACCTACTGACCGTGCGGGTAGACGCGCTCATTTAAGCCAAAGTGATCAATTTAATCAAGCCAGTGCAGTTTTAACAGGTGGAGATATTGATGCTAATTTTGAACAAGCCAATGCTGTTGGGGATGAAGCCGTTGGCGGGACGGTCGCCACACCGGATCAAGATATTGTAGAGGAAATTGCAGCCGCAGTGGGTTTAGAAATGCGCGATCGCTCTTCCCTTCGGACAACAGAATTTTTAGAAAAACGAGATGATCAACGCTGGGAATTAGATCCCACTTCTTCTGAAGATTATGAAGACCGGGAAAACGAACGTTTGTAG
- a CDS encoding AAA family ATPase, producing MHLRRVQVPNFRGLDQVDITFEKDFFPRIFPLGSQNGGGKSTLLQLIFTLLHCSTSAETNMFLQNLLHRFNPNQSSEKTILATFEIWDGSKEHTIEFFAYQTIDAINSKINVKDDNEKRGFSMPFSNLLSVLSVPSVPSENKIAEKIFFDTTTFPILSGNDSSALKLREAKRMLKEIFDEWERKNLLHICNYSSTKNQSFEDKSLLCKIKNKIGNKIENLSSHEAKIFLDELSKKVFFASHITQDFLFMNGEYRKLFSEKKDDSEKNDCSNINSLRTKIPGFFTYDFFAIDLVNQLFIDARNKDRNVIKDGEGSNYYETLLKQDINSILINKKINFSPNSNQITFKLDKQGEEVDLYPQDLSRGELKRLSIYVWLKHNEIKDAIVLMDEIEITLHPDWQYQIILDLQQWERSNQYILATHSYELCQALTPAHVKEIELKLIKNKD from the coding sequence ATGCACTTACGAAGAGTTCAAGTTCCTAATTTTCGAGGCTTGGATCAAGTTGATATTACGTTTGAGAAAGATTTCTTTCCTCGAATTTTTCCTTTAGGTAGTCAAAATGGAGGCGGTAAAAGTACGCTCTTACAGTTGATTTTTACCCTTCTCCACTGTTCTACTTCTGCCGAAACAAATATGTTTTTACAAAATTTACTTCATAGATTCAATCCTAATCAGTCATCAGAGAAAACTATTTTAGCTACCTTCGAGATTTGGGACGGTTCTAAGGAACACACTATCGAGTTTTTTGCTTATCAAACAATTGATGCAATAAATTCCAAAATAAATGTCAAGGATGATAACGAAAAACGAGGGTTTTCTATGCCTTTTTCTAATCTTCTTTCTGTTCTTTCTGTTCCTTCTGTTCCTTCTGAAAACAAGATTGCTGAAAAAATTTTTTTTGATACTACTACTTTTCCTATTCTTTCTGGAAATGATAGTTCTGCACTAAAACTTCGTGAAGCAAAGAGAATGCTCAAGGAGATCTTCGATGAATGGGAACGGAAAAATTTATTGCATATTTGTAATTATTCTTCAACTAAAAATCAATCATTTGAAGACAAATCATTACTTTGTAAAATAAAGAATAAAATAGGGAATAAAATAGAGAATTTGTCTTCTCATGAAGCTAAAATTTTTTTAGATGAATTGTCAAAAAAAGTATTTTTTGCTTCTCATATAACACAAGATTTTCTATTTATGAATGGAGAATATAGAAAGTTATTTTCTGAAAAAAAAGATGATTCTGAAAAAAACGACTGTTCTAATATAAATTCCTTAAGAACAAAAATCCCAGGTTTTTTTACTTATGATTTTTTCGCAATAGATCTGGTAAATCAATTATTTATAGATGCTAGAAACAAAGATAGAAATGTAATAAAGGATGGAGAAGGCAGTAATTACTATGAAACCTTATTGAAGCAGGATATAAATTCAATTTTGATTAATAAAAAAATCAATTTTTCTCCCAATTCAAACCAAATAACCTTTAAATTAGATAAACAGGGTGAAGAAGTAGATCTATATCCCCAAGATCTTAGTCGTGGCGAATTAAAAAGACTCAGTATTTATGTTTGGCTAAAACATAATGAAATAAAAGATGCTATTGTTTTAATGGATGAAATTGAAATTACATTACATCCAGACTGGCAATATCAAATTATTTTGGATTTACAACAATGGGAACGCAGTAACCAATATATTTTAGCAACCCACTCTTACGAATTATGTCAGGCATTGACCCCTGCTCACGTCAAAGAAATTGAACTTAAGTTAATTAAAAATAAAGATTAA
- a CDS encoding NAD(P)H-quinone oxidoreductase subunit H, with amino-acid sequence MSRIETRTEPMVLNMGPHHPSMHGVLRLIVTLDGEDVVDCEPVIGYLHRGMEKIAENRTVVMYVPYVSRWDYAAGMFNEAVTVNAPERLAGVTVPKRAQYIRVIMLELNRIANHLLWLGPFLADVGAQTPFFYIFRERELIYDLWEAATGYRMVNNNYFRIGGVAADLPYGWVDKCRDFCDYFAPKIDEYERLITNNPIFRRRIEGLGTITREQAINWGLSGPMLRASGVKWDLRKVDHYECYDELDWDVQWDTGGDCFARYIVRIREMRESVKILYQALEALPGGSYENLEAKRMMEGPKSEWNGFDYQFIGKKIAPTFKIPKGEHYVRIESGKGELGIYIIGDDNVFPWRFKIRAADFCNLPILSELVRGEKVADLVAILGSIDIIMGSVDR; translated from the coding sequence ATGAGCAGAATAGAAACCCGCACAGAACCGATGGTCTTGAACATGGGGCCACACCATCCCTCCATGCACGGGGTCTTGCGGTTAATTGTGACCCTGGATGGGGAAGATGTGGTGGACTGTGAACCCGTCATTGGGTATCTGCATCGCGGTATGGAAAAAATCGCCGAAAATCGTACCGTTGTGATGTACGTTCCCTATGTTAGCCGTTGGGACTATGCGGCGGGAATGTTCAACGAAGCGGTAACGGTTAATGCTCCAGAACGATTAGCCGGAGTCACCGTCCCCAAACGGGCTCAATATATTCGGGTGATTATGCTGGAACTCAACCGCATCGCTAATCACTTGTTATGGCTTGGGCCGTTCTTGGCTGACGTCGGAGCCCAAACCCCATTCTTCTATATTTTCCGAGAACGGGAATTAATCTATGACCTCTGGGAAGCCGCCACGGGATACCGGATGGTCAATAATAACTATTTCCGCATTGGGGGGGTAGCGGCAGATTTACCCTATGGTTGGGTGGATAAATGTCGAGATTTCTGCGATTATTTCGCCCCCAAAATTGATGAATATGAACGCTTAATTACCAATAACCCGATTTTCCGACGTCGAATTGAAGGGTTAGGAACCATTACCCGTGAACAGGCGATTAACTGGGGGTTATCTGGCCCAATGTTACGCGCCTCTGGGGTGAAGTGGGATTTACGCAAAGTTGACCATTATGAATGTTATGACGAGTTAGACTGGGATGTCCAGTGGGACACGGGGGGAGATTGTTTCGCTCGTTATATCGTTCGGATTCGGGAAATGCGGGAATCAGTGAAAATCCTGTATCAAGCCTTAGAGGCTCTCCCTGGTGGCTCCTACGAGAATTTAGAAGCAAAACGGATGATGGAGGGGCCAAAATCCGAATGGAATGGCTTTGATTATCAATTTATTGGTAAGAAAATTGCCCCAACCTTCAAAATCCCCAAAGGGGAACATTATGTACGGATTGAAAGTGGAAAAGGGGAACTCGGCATTTATATCATTGGGGATGATAATGTGTTTCCCTGGCGGTTCAAAATTCGGGCGGCGGATTTCTGTAATTTACCCATTCTCTCGGAATTAGTTCGCGGAGAAAAAGTGGCTGACTTAGTAGCCATTCTCGGTAGTATCGATATTATCATGGGTTCCGTTGACCGTTAG
- a CDS encoding pentapeptide repeat-containing protein — MKSNEIVERYLRGERDFRGLDLTAENLIGVTLNQANFSTSRLKEASLARAYLERCFLMDVNLNGAFLYGTNLSFSKLKGSYLIEADLTKANLQGAQLNGVDLTNAKLSGAILLSVNLFRANLTGVNLCGANLNGINLRSANLERANLNWTNLSGARLSGANLKGAQLNGVKLNGAFLNGLQLEGVDFSGLDLNDAKMSGAKLAGANLMGTALHAAQMRFSNLEGANLQEADLHESSLKGGQFVSVNLMKGDLRDADLRNADLSYANLNLADLSGADLTNANLQGAYLWGANLDGTCLKGANLTGASLRNAKLNGADLQDTILCGATLPNGRIY, encoded by the coding sequence ATGAAAAGCAATGAAATTGTTGAACGCTATCTTCGGGGAGAACGAGATTTCAGAGGGTTAGATTTAACGGCGGAAAATTTAATTGGAGTTACCCTCAATCAAGCTAATTTCTCAACTTCACGTTTAAAAGAGGCTTCTCTGGCGAGAGCTTATTTAGAACGTTGTTTTTTAATGGATGTTAACTTAAATGGAGCGTTTTTATATGGAACAAATTTAAGTTTTTCTAAATTAAAAGGCAGCTATTTAATTGAAGCTGATTTAACCAAAGCTAACTTACAAGGAGCGCAATTAAATGGAGTCGATTTAACGAATGCGAAACTGAGTGGAGCTATCCTATTATCGGTTAATTTATTTCGGGCGAATTTAACTGGGGTCAATTTATGTGGGGCAAATCTCAACGGAATTAACCTGCGGTCTGCCAATTTAGAAAGAGCCAATTTAAACTGGACAAATTTAAGTGGTGCTAGATTAAGTGGGGCAAATTTAAAAGGAGCGCAACTCAATGGTGTTAAACTCAATGGCGCGTTTCTGAATGGCTTGCAATTAGAAGGCGTTGATTTTAGTGGGTTAGACCTGAATGACGCTAAAATGAGTGGCGCAAAATTGGCGGGTGCTAACTTAATGGGAACCGCATTACACGCTGCTCAAATGCGATTTTCTAATTTAGAAGGGGCGAATTTACAGGAAGCGGATTTACATGAAAGCAGTTTAAAAGGCGGACAATTCGTTTCAGTTAATTTAATGAAAGGCGACTTACGCGATGCCGATTTGAGAAATGCTGATTTGAGTTATGCAAATCTCAATTTAGCTGATTTATCCGGCGCAGACTTAACCAATGCTAATCTTCAAGGTGCTTATTTGTGGGGGGCTAATTTAGATGGGACTTGTTTAAAAGGGGCAAATTTAACAGGTGCAAGTTTGCGAAATGCTAAACTCAATGGGGCTGATTTACAAGATACCATTTTATGCGGTGCAACCCTGCCAAATGGTCGAATTTATTAA